The DNA region gctcgggaggcgaaggttgagtaatgcgtcctctgaaacatgacctgccaaaccGTGCTTTTTAACACcggctcgcttaacccggaagcaagccactccaatgtgtcggaggaaacaccgttcacctgacgaccgaggtcagcctgcaggtgcctggcccaccacaaggagtcgctagagcgcgatgagccaagtaaagaccctcccccccggccaaaccctcccctaacccggacgacgctgggctaaatgtgcgccgccctacgggacttccgatcacggcctgttgtgacacagcctgggatcgaacccaggtctgatcCATTTAAGCTAACAAAGGGTACGGTAGGCCTAAGCATTTAGCCATTATCTTTAACAAAAGCCACAGTAGTAGTCGCATACCCTCAAATACAACCTCAATTCGCATACCCTCAAATACAACCTCAATTCGCATACCCTCAAATACAACCTCAATTCGCATACCCTCAAATACAACCTCAATTCGCATACCCTCAAATACAACCTCAAGTCGCATACCCTCAAATACAACCTCAATTCGCATACCCTCAAATACAACCTCACAACAAGCCCTTCACTGACAATTAGATATTTAAGGAGTGGCTGGTGACTGAAGGAATTGGCAGACTAAATCTATGGATATTACTTCTGTCTGTCAAACAGGAAGGCCTACCTCTTATTTCTTGAACAGGAAGAAGTAAGAaccaacacaaagccctcttgttgttagtagcctaaagtaaaataaaaaatgaagactgtttaattaattaattaggccTTCTCGAATTTGCTAACTTTCAGCACCCATAGTGATGTAAGTTATGGAAATTATTTGAATATGACTTATTGTCAATAACTGATAAATAGCTTCATTAATGGGCAATAAAACATCTATATGTTTTATTAAATATAGCAGTAGCAAGCATATCTCCGTTCCTCCTTCTCATCTCCCTCTCAATCTGAACAGGACATTGGTATAGCCTATAGTCAAGGCGATGGATCAtatgattgagaccacactaggcCCACTTGATATTGCACGCCCAGCAGAGAATCAGGGATGAGGGGCAGCATTGGGGCATATATAATAAGCAACTCATTTTTCAAACACCGGGCGTAATGGCATTTAATCGTTTACAAATTTACATGACCATCCCCTCAACtgaatacaaaaaaaaaatactaaaccctccccttgactgaaattgaaaaagcatgaccctctCCCATTTTCCTCCAGGTAACAATTGTGTCAGTTTCGACCGCTCCCTAAGGTCAATGAATAGAATATGTGCAAGTTATAGGCTAGATATCCTGGCAATATTGACTTTTACATGCTAGTCATTTTTGCAGAAAGATTGCAATCATCTTAAAGAGGTgttcacaataacccataatgacatcacaatagcccataatgacatcacaatagcccataatgacatcacaataccccataatgacatcacaatagcacataatgacatcacaatagcccataatgacatcacaataccccataatgactaagagAAAACTGGAGTTTGCTAAAAAGGCACCTAAgagactctcaaaccatgagaaacaagattctctggtctgatgaaatcaagattgaaccctttagcctgaatgccaagcgtcacgtctggaggaaacctggcaccatccctacggtgaaacatggtggtggcagcatcatgctgtcatcatgctgtttttcagcggcagggactgggagtcgagagaaagatgaaagcatcgcgccgacagaaacaaacatctttctggtaagaagaggggcgggggcgtatgctttatggttaacgtgacgtggtgtggccacaacaacatacaggaactcaagtccttctgttcaccagatttagaattcctcacaatcaaatgtcgaccgcattatctaccaagggaattctcttcgattataatcacagccgtatatattcccccccaagcagacacatcgatggctctgaacgacctgtctgttcaacgctggtccgaccaatctgattccacactccaagactgcttccatcacgtggactgggatatgttccgtattgcgtcagacgacaacattgacgaacacgaatacgctgattcggtgagcgagttcaatagaacgtgcgttgaagatgtcgttcccacagcaacgattaaaacattcccaaaccagaaaccgtggattgatggcagcattcgcgtgaaactgaaagcacgaaccactgcttttaatcagggcaaggtgactggaaacatgaccgaatacaaacagtgtaactattccctctgcaaggcaatcaaacaagctaagagtcagtatagagacaaagtagaatctcaattcaacggctcagacacaagaggtatgtggcagggtctacagtcaatcacggattacaaaaagaaaaccagcccagtcacggaccaggatgtcttgctcccaggcagactaaataacttttttgcccgctttgaggacaatacagtgccactgacacggcccgcaactaaaacatgcggactctccttcactgcagccgacgtgaggaaaacatttaaacgtgtcaaccctcgcaaggctgcaggcccagacggcatcaccagccgcgccctcagagcatgcgcagaccagctggctggtgtgtttacggacatattcaatcaatccttatcccagtctgttggtcccacatgcttcaagagggccaccattgttcctgttcccaagaaagctaaggtaactgagctaaacgactaccgcccgtagcactcacttccgtcatcatgaagtgctttgagagactagtcaaggaccatatcacctccaccctacctgacaccctagacccactccaatttgcttaacgcccaaataggtccacagacgatgcaatctcaaccacactgcacactgccctaacccatctggacaagaggaatacctatgtgagaatgctgttcatcgactacagctcggcatttaacaccatagtgccctcctagctcgtcatcaagctcgagaccctgggtctcgaccccgccctgtgcaactgggtactggacttcctgacgggccgcccccaggtggtgagggtaggcaacaacatctccaccccgctgatcctcaacactggggccccacaagggtgcgttctgagccctctcctgtactccctgttcacccacgactgcgtggccacgcacgcctccaactcaatcatcaagtttgcggacgacacaacagtggtaggcttgattaccaacaacgacgagacggcctacagggaggaggtgaggcccctcggagtgtggtgtcaggaaaataacctcacactcaacgtcaacaaaactaaggagattattgtggacttcaggaaacagcagagggagcacccccctattcacgtcgatggaacagtagtggagagggtagtaagttttaagttcctcggcgtacacatcacagacaaactgaattggtccacccacactgacagcatcgtgaagaaggcgcagcagcgcctcttcaacctcaggaggctgaagaaattcggcttgtcaccaaaagcactcacaaacttctacagatgcacaatcgagagcatcctgtcgtgctgtatcaccgcctggtacggcaactgctccgcccacaaccgtaaggctctccagagggtagtgaggtctgcgcaacgcatcaccgggggcaaactacctgccctccaggacacctacaccacccgatgtcacaggaaggccataaagatcatcgaggaaaacaaccacccgagccactgcctgttcaccccgctatcatccagaaggcgaggtcagtacaggtgcatcaaagctgggaccgagagactgaaaaacagcttctatctcaaggccatcagactgttaaacagccaccactaacattgagtggctgctgccaacacactgactcaactccagccactttaataatgggagttgatgggaaatgatgtcaaatataccactagccactttaaacaatgctacctaatataatgtttacttaccctacattattcatctcatatgtatacgtatatactgtactctatatcatctactgcatccttatgtaatacatgtatcactagccactttaaacaatgctacctaatataatgtttacataccctacattattcatctcatatgtatacgtatatactgcactcaataccatctactgtatcttgcctatgccgttctgtaccatcactcattcatatatctttatgtacatattctttatccctttacacttgtgtctataaggtagtagttttggaattagATTACttattggttattactgcattgtcggaactagaagcacaagcatttcgctacactcgcactaacatctgctaaccatgtgtatgtgacaaatacatttgatttgatttgatttgaacggagcaaagtacagagagatccttgatgaaaacctgctccagagcgctcaggacctcagactggggtgaaggttcaccttccaacaggacaacgaccttaagcacacagccaagacaacgcaggagtggctttgggagaagtctctgaatatccttgagtgtcccagccagagcccggacttgaactcgatcgaacatctctggagagacctgaaaatagctgtgcagcaacactccccatccaacctgacagagctggagaggctctgcagagaagaatgggagaagctccccaaatacaggtgtgccaagcttgtagtgtcatacccaagactgaaggctgtaatcgctgccaaaggtgcttcaacaaagtcctgagtaaagggtctgaatactgatgtaaatggcttatttcatttatttatttttttgttgcaaaaatgtaaaaaaaaaaacagtttttgctttgtcattatggggtattgtgatgtcattatggggtattgtgatgtcattatggggtattgtgtgtagattgatgtggaggGAAAAAAAAGAATCCttttttagaattaggctgtaacgtaacaaaatgtggaaacagcCAAATGGTGTGAATAATATTGGAATGCCCTGCTACCTGTTGCTGTCTTGGCCTGTATTCACAGAGCGTCTCAGTATAGGAGGTGATAATCTTATTCATTACGATCCTACTCTAAAGACGCTTTGTGGATACGGCCCAGGTATCTCAAAGACCTTTATTGTCTCTACTGAGACTAtcttggttaaataaatacatttttttaaatgttctaaaTGATTAGCAGagccagtctctcactgttgttcAGTGATCTGGTTCAATTCATATGGAGGTGTTGGGACAAAATATggacatatattttatatatatacaccctacaacacaacacaaagtaAATGAGTCGTTTTTGGAACAGTGCTGCCTTTTGTCCACTAGGGTGTGCTCTCTGACAAGTTTATCTGAAGACCACTACTAcacatttttatatttatttaactaagtcagtttaagaacaaattcttatttataatgacggcctacccgggCGACGCAGGGCCAATCGCGAGCCtccctttgggactcccaatcacggtgggatgtgatgcagcctggatttgaaccagggattagaaccagggatttgaaccagggactgtagtagtGATCCAAGATGCACGTCATCACTCTAAATCATTGTTATTCAATCTGACATTTGAATTCCTCTGATGGTAACAGAAGTACAACGACATTAGTTACACCAGCAACAACCACACATTAAAATGTAACGTAGCCCGTCCAAGAGTCAATTATGCTGTATGACATAATTGAAATATCTTATTTGACTAATCCGAATATTTACCAGTGTTGTGATAATAAAGATATAATTGAGGCTTTTGTTAAATATGGTGAGGATTATAATATAAGCAACCAGAAGTCCAAATATGGATTGAGGCACATTAAAGGCCCAGAGCAGTCAAAATTCAGTCTTTTCCTGTGTTTTAGATCATatgatgaaactaacactgtaaaatTGTGAAAACAtttgatcagtgttatttcctgatagctGCTGGTTGAAAATGCAGTCTACATAGGACTTTCCATGGCGATGTCAACATGGTTAagagaccaataagaaagagagttccaaacctctctcggccaataacagctagttttcggttatcccctcctcactcagaccactcccagacagtcccagCTAAGATCTTGTTTGAGAAGTCGTTTTTTTTGTATCTACTTTTACCAATTTAAATAGAAATCAATTACAATAATGTActttgttacccagaaatgatttgatatttatATACAAAATGGCTGCCTTGAATTTATCCTTTTAATATATAAAGTAGATCCCCCTTCCTTGGCTCCCACCATAGTCTGTCTTCCAGAACTGACCTGTCCACGTCACCACACTTATCATTACCTGCAACCTACTActgtacacaacacacacacacccagactttACCCTCCCATATAATATCTTTCTCCACAGGAGCAGCATCttgatatactgtactgttgtcaAAGGTTTGCTATCTGACGTTCTGTCACCAAGGAAGCACAGAGCTGCTTGTAGATGGTGGGAATTACATATCATTAAATAATACATACGGGGAATAGAAAgtatatatactacatactatactatatactatatactataccatactatatactatatactataccatactatatactatatactatactataccctatactatactacatactatactatatactatatactataccatactatatactatactataccctatactacatactatactataccctatactatactacatactatactatatactatatactatactataccctatactatactacatactatactatatactatatactataccatactatatactatatactatactataccctatactacatactatactataccctatactatactacatactatactatatactatatactataccatactatatactatatactatactataccctatactacatactatactataccctatactatactacatactatactatatactatatactataccatactatatactatatactatactataccctatactacatactatactataccctatactatactacatactatactatactatacactatactatactgtactatatactatactatatactatactccactatatactatactatactgtatactatactatatactataatatactctaCTATATActatgtactatactatactatatagtatactataccATATACTGTGCTAtacaatactatagtatactatacgatactatactatatattgtatactatactatatactatactatatactataatatatactatactatactatatactaagTATATATAATACAGAATAAAACACGTTTGCAGAATGGCTGAAACCAAATGCAGCGAAGGACTGTGTCTTAAACATAGAAAACAGTTTACCAAACCATTTAGAAACCCCTTCCTGATAGCGAGTTGCCCTCAGGACAGTCCCAATTCGtcagtgtcgaaagcgttccacaggggatgctggcccatgttgactccaatgtttcccacagttgtgccaaATTGGCAGGAAGTCCTTTGGGtttgtggaccattcttgatacacacaggaaactgttgaatgtGAAAATCCCAGCAGCATTTCAGTTCtggacacaaaccggtgcgtctgGTACCTACTACCGTACCTCGTTCAACGACACTTcagtatgttgtcttgcccatttaccatctgaatggcacacgaCCCACGTCTCCATTGTCTcagggcttaaaaatccttctttaacccagtctcctccccttcatctacactgattgaagtggatttaacaagtgacatcaataagggatcatagctttcacctggaatcacctgatcagtctgtgtcatgggaaagagcaggtgttcctaatgttttgtccactctgtGTACAATCTAGTCATTCTACCTCTATGTTCTCAGAGACGTTATGATTAGCTGCTCAGCTGATCTGAGATCACAAATGTGATTTTTAGCACTGATGAAGCTAAACGTGTGAATCTTAATTAGTTCCCTCTGATGAAGTTTAAGTGATGGGATTACTGGGATTAGATTAATTCAATATTTTTTAGGAGATGGAGCGAGCActtggtgagaggagagaggtttcccagcagaggagaagagaggacgtAACAGAGACAAGAGCtatggtgagaggagagaggtttcccagcagaggagaagagaggatgtaACAGAGACAAGAGCTATGGTGAGCATGAACGTTCTCTCTCAACGGGAGATAACACGACTAACATGAAAAAAGGTGATATGCACATCCCAAACTTGCTgggtaataatatactgtagataaaGAATAAAAAAGACCTGGAAAAACCATGGTGTCTAGGCTATGCAGTTATGCAGGACAGCCCACAATTCCAGCCCACTACAGTCTGTCCAGGCAGGCCTTTCCTTATCAACAGACCTTTGAACCCGGTGTCGATACTCCGTGCCTCGCTGTCTCCCTGGCCTAGTCAGCAGCCAAAGTCCTCTCTGCCTCTTACACAGCCTCAGTCAGTACTCTGAGTCTATTGATCCTAAGTGCCTCTCGTTCTCACACCTTGTCAACAACAGGCGCCCTGGTCCTCTCCTGTCCAGCTGTCCCAGACCTCCAGCGGAGTGTGGACGTCTTTCTCTGCCTACCAacacccccacctcctccccttcTGCTTCGACTCCGTCTGCCTGGATCCAAATGTGGATGTCTTCCTCTTAGACCTACCCGTCTAGACCTCCCCCCGTGCTGtgacttcctctctgtctgtctcgccaCCATGCTGCCGCGCACCTCAGccttcctcctgctctctctctgcctctcctgggGGATGTCTGCTTCTCTGGTCAGGAACATCACTCCTGAAGAGGAAGTCCCAGAAGCAGAAACCATGTTCGGGGATGACACCGTTGCTGCTGCTACCGAGGGTGATACCGTGGGTGATACCGTGGGTGATACCGTGGGGGCAGatagcctggttgttgatgaTACGCCTACTGCTGTAGATATCAGGGTGGAGGGTGATACCGTGGGGGTAGatagcctggttgttgatgaTACGCCTACTGCTGTAGATATCAGGGTGGAGGGTGATACCGTGGGGGCAGatagcctggttgttgatgaTACGCCTACTGCTGTAGATATCAGGGTGGAGGGTGATACCGTGGGGGTAGatagcctggttgttgatgaTACGCCTACTGCTGTAGATATCAGGGTGGAGGGTGATACCGTGGGGGTAGATAGCCTGGTTATTGATGATACGCCTACTGCTGTAGATATCAGGGTGGAGGGTGATACCGTGGGTGATACCGTGCGGGTAGatagcctggttgttgatgaTACGCCTACTGCTGTAGATATCAGGGTGGAGGGTGATACCGTGGGTGATACCGTGCGGGTAGatagcctggttgttgatgaTACGCCTACTGCTGTAGATATCAGGGTGGAGGGTGATACCGTGGGGGTAGatagcctggttgttgatgaTACGCCTACTGCTGTAGATATCAGGGTGGAGGGTGATACCGTGGGGGTAGatagcctggttgttgatgaTACGCCTACTGCTGTAGATATCAGGGTGGAGGGTGATACCGTGGGGGTAGatagcctggttgttgatgaTACGCCTACTGCTGTAGATATCAGGGTGGAGGGTGATACCGTGGGTGATACCGTGCGGGTAGatagcctggttgttgatgaTACACCTACTGCTGTAGATATCAGGGTGGAGGGTGATACCGTGGGGGTAGatagcctggttgttgatgaTACCCCTACTGCTGTAGATATCAGGGTGGAGGGTGATACCGTGGGGGTAGatagcctggttgttgatgaTACGCCTACTGCTGTAGATATCAGGGTGGAGGGTGATACCGTGGGGGTAGatagcctggttgttgatgaTACGCCTACTGCTGTAGATATCAGGGTGGAGGGTGATACCGTGGGGGTAGatagcctggttgttgatgaTACACCTACTGCTGTAGATATCAGGGTGGAGGGTGATACCGTGGGGGTAGatagcctggttgttgatgaTATGCCTGCAGTGGAGGAACCTGTAGAAGACACCCCAGTGGCCGAAGACCTGGTGGCCGACAAGCCTGTTGCAGATACCGTTGTAGCTGGGGCATTTGTAGTCAAGGAACCAGTTGCGGACTCCCCTGTTGCTGATGCTCCGCTAGTAAACGCCCCTGTCATGGCAGATGAAGTCCCAGACACAGAGGCCCTCATGGCGGACATGCCAGTGGTGAAAGACCCTGCTTACATGGATCCGGAGACCCTTGTTAAAGAGGCCCTGATAACAGAAGCCATGATTAAAGAGTTGTCTGCCCAGGTGGAGAAGGAAGACCTCGCTAAAGAGACTGAGATTCAGGACGCCATCTTGAAAGATTTGGCTGACCAGGAGGCACTAGAAAAAGCGACAGAGGCCATTGAAgaggcagcagagacagaggcagaggcagaagcagaggcagaggcagaagcagaggcagaggcagaggcagaggcagaagcTCCAGCGGAGGATACAGCCAGCCCTGTGGTACCTGTCGTCGAAGCCCAGGAAGAGGACTCTGACTGGGGCTTGGTTTCCATCAAAGAGAGCCTCCAGGCAGCCAATGGATACTTTGACTCCCTGGTGGAATTGATGGGGGGACGCAACGGATTGTGTCAGTACAAATGCAAATACGGTAAGGATGGGACAGGAGTTGTGTGTGTCTATcagtgattacagtaacatctcaGTATGACTCCAT from Oncorhynchus nerka isolate Pitt River linkage group LG16, Oner_Uvic_2.0, whole genome shotgun sequence includes:
- the LOC115124316 gene encoding uncharacterized protein LOC115124316 isoform X2, with the protein product MLPRTSAFLLLSLCLSWGMSASLVRNITPEEEVPEAETMFGDDTVAAATEGDTVGDTVGDTVGADSLVVDDTPTAVDIRVEGDTVGVDSLVVDDTPTAVDIRVEGDTVGADSLVVDDTPTAVDIRVEGDTVGVDSLVVDDTPTAVDIRVEGDTVGVDSLVIDDTPTAVDIRVEGDTVGDTVRVDSLVVDDTPTAVDIRVEGDTVGDTVRVDSLVVDDTPTAVDIRVEGDTVGVDSLVVDDTPTAVDIRVEGDTVGVDSLVVDDTPTAVDIRVEGDTVGVDSLVVDDTPTAVDIRVEGDTVGDTVRVDSLVVDDTPTAVDIRVEGDTVGVDSLVVDDTPTAVDIRVEGDTVGVDSLVVDDTPTAVDIRVEGDTVGVDSLVVDDTPTAVDIRVEGDTVGVDSLVVDDTPTAVDIRVEGDTVGVDSLVVDDMPAVEEPVEDTPVAEDLVADKPVADTVVAGAFVVKEPVADSPVADAPLVNAPVMADEVPDTEALMADMPVVKDPAYMDPETLVKEALITEAMIKELSAQVEKEDLAKETEIQDAILKDLADQEALEKATEAIEEAAETEAEAEAEAEAEAEAEAEAEAEAPAEDTASPVVPVVEAQEEDSDWGLVSIKESLQAANGYFDSLVELMGGRNGLCQYKCKYGKTPVHRIGYVTPEPNGCSSDLLGFQFDMGIPAMTQCCNQLDSCYDTCGSDKNRCDSKYRLCLHAICSDLKKSLGLVSKVKACETVADTLYNTVWTLGCRSFMNSQREACYCEGEERDEL
- the LOC115124316 gene encoding uncharacterized protein LOC115124316 isoform X1 encodes the protein MLPRTSAFLLLSLCLSWGMSASLVRNITPEEEVPEAETMFGDDTVAAATEGDTVGDTVGDTVGADSLVVDDTPTAVDIRVEGDTVGVDSLVVDDTPTAVDIRVEGDTVGADSLVVDDTPTAVDIRVEGDTVGVDSLVVDDTPTAVDIRVEGDTVGVDSLVIDDTPTAVDIRVEGDTVGDTVRVDSLVVDDTPTAVDIRVEGDTVGDTVRVDSLVVDDTPTAVDIRVEGDTVGVDSLVVDDTPTAVDIRVEGDTVGVDSLVVDDTPTAVDIRVEGDTVGVDSLVVDDTPTAVDIRVEGDTVGDTVRVDSLVVDDTPTAVDIRVEGDTVGVDSLVVDDTPTAVDIRVEGDTVGVDSLVVDDTPTAVDIRVEGDTVGVDSLVVDDTPTAVDIRVEGDTVGVDSLVVDDTPTAVDIRVEGDTVGVDSLVVDDMPAVEEPVEDTPVAEDLVADKPVADTVVAGAFVVKEPVADSPVADAPLVNAPVMADEVPDTEALMADMPVVKDPAYMDPETLVKEALITEAMIKELSAQVEKEDLAKETEIQDAILKDLADQEALEKATEAIEEAAETEAEAEAEAEAEAEAEAEAEAEAPAEDTASPVVPVVEAQEEDSDWGLVSIKESLQAANGYFDSLVELMGGRNGLCQYKCKYGKTPVHRIGYVTPEPNGCSSDLLGFQVPDSFDMGIPAMTQCCNQLDSCYDTCGSDKNRCDSKYRLCLHAICSDLKKSLGLVSKVKACETVADTLYNTVWTLGCRSFMNSQREACYCEGEERDEL